In Caretta caretta isolate rCarCar2 chromosome 11, rCarCar1.hap1, whole genome shotgun sequence, the sequence GAAAGAAGTACACAAAGTTCTGTTTGCCTCCTGTTTCTTTCCTACTATGTTCAGaaagtttctttgctcacagttccaaatCTCTtcccagccagcactctgcccaaaaagctctctagtgttttttttccctcagaatCATGCTACAAGTGCTTCTTTTGCTGTTTGCTGGCTTTCTACTTCTCTCCGCCTCTTTCTCTGGTTGCTTCTGGGTGCTTTGACTTACAGACACACCTTAACCAAACAACCTCTTCCCAGCTCCCTATTTGcattcagtccccagaaaaaccTCCTCTACCCACATAGCTCAGCTTCTGACCAGCATTGCATGTGGCCTCCCATTTTGAGCAGTGGCTTATAATGTTTCAGCTATCTTACTCCAAAAAGAAGCCTAACTGCTTTATCCTATATGAAGGGTGTTTTGTTCACCAGCTTTAACAAGGTTTCACCCTACTCCCTTATGACAGTATTTCTTATTTTGCTAAGATTTCTGAAATGGGCAACTAGCATGGACAAAAAGCAGGTTTACTGTAAGAAAACATAATAAAGGCAGCAGGCCAACTTCTGCCTTGTTATACCAGTGCAaattcactgacttcactgaggtTGTGCGAGAgtcactgagggcagaatttagccctaaagCCATTTAAAATGTACGTTTTACTTTCTACAAACTTGTTTAGATCACATATTGGTTTTCAGATGCCCTTAAGTACATATGGTGGATGATCTACCAAAGATTTCCTGAATAAATCGTTTTAAAAGCTGTCTGACATAAtagttgaaaaattgaaaaacaaactcagttttgtttaaatgtgGTTATCAAAGGGTTAGCACATGACTCAGCCTCCTAGCAGGCAAGCACATATGCAAACGAACAAGTATGAATTTTAGTATCATACTGATAATTTTAAGGCAATGGAAAATGccctctaaaaagaaaaaagctaagtttctcctatttaaaaaaaatcatatgcagTCTAAAATtggcaagaaaggaatctgtaTTTGAGGTGAGCACCTAACGCTAATTAAACctgttttattacatttttagattttccctgttttgttttttcattctttACACTTTGTCCTTTTTCCCCTCTTACACACTAAGCAGGATTTAAATTGTTTCAGATTCTCAAATGATCCTTTAATCAATTGCTTGGCCTTGCTTTTTGAATATTGGCTAAATATTGTGTACTATATAGCTTTCTCTCAGTTTACTTGGTCTGAggatattttgtgttttaaaaatccataaaattaaaatgaacttCTAATGAAGCAGTAATGGAGGAGAACAAAATTAGAATTGTAATTCGGTCAAGCCTAGAATCACATAATTGGTGAGCCAGGACACAATGCCTCATCTTGATATTGAacaaaaataaatcctttttttttttttgttttgttttgcggTTTTTTGTCAAGTTTTCACAGAAAAGAAACATCTACAAAAAGGGGAATTAATTCACCATATTCTAATCAAACGGTTACACAAAGAGGCTAGTAACTATTCCCTGAAATAGCATTGCCGCTGTCATCATTAGATGGCATTATTAAAATCAAGGAGACAGTAAGAAATACCCTTGCTGGAAGATTTCGGTACACAAAAAAGGGGAGTTTGTATTATTCTGTACACAGCTCACTATTTTTCTGGTTCCATTGGGAATATTATTTTGATTCATTGCACAGTTAATATATGCAACAATTAGTAGTCTACATTAATTTATAGTTTGTGTCATGACTACATTTATCAGTACTTCAAGGAAACTTTACCTAAATTACCAGTTTGATTCTTGACCCCAACCAGTAAGTCTCTGTAAATAACAGACTGCATTCCCCCTAAAGAGCTGTCtaataagaaatggaaagaacaaTGTCATATAAAGCATAATTTCACAATTATCAATACAATAATTTTAAGATTAACATATTATTTAATTAAATCTACAAATACTTCCTTTACTTTTATAAGTTTCACTTTTTATTACTGGTTCCACTGATTACTAGTTTATAATAAAGGTTTGTATATTACAGTCATTGACATGTAAGAGGAGAAAGAGGACACAGTGGTTTACTGTTCACTTGCTTTCAGATCTAGACAAAAGAATTATGGCTAAATATGAGAACATACTGGGTGTCAGTTGGCTCAAGAGGCGGAGTTTTTCCCTTTTAGGTCCCCACTTTGAATGCAGCTCATGTTGGTAAGTGACTGAAAGTTGTTAGCATTTGAAGGCCTATGTATAAGTGGTCTGGTTCTTAGTAAGCCACCATCACCACTGTCAATCATCAATGATAAAAGAGTTATAATAATCTGTatctttgttggcagtctcagatAAGAGGGCAGGAACCGGAGGGCCAAGTCAAATGAATTGGTTTTTCATCCCTAGATGTGGTTCTTCCGGGTTAGTGTTGAGAATTGATGTAGGAAAGCCTTTAACTATGTTATGGATACAGAATTTCATTCCCAAAGACTATCACATTGGCACTTCTCATCAGCACTATTTTCACTTAGAAGCTTTTGCTCTTCACTCCCGATTTTCAACCATGCACCTGCACACAAGACAGTTTTTCAATTCCGCTCCTATCAATTCCACCTCTGCATCTTCCATCGCTGCCACTTGCACATTGGCTAAATTTACAACAAAGCCCAGTTCAGAGACACCAGTGGCAGAACCCTTCCACCTTCCCGTTAACCAGGGCGAGGAAGATCTATCAAGGATACCCAACCTGCCTCACAGGGAATTTTAAGAAGAGCCCAGAATAACGTCTTTTTCAACTACCTGCCTCGTCCTTGGGTTAGAAGAATTCACCAAGAAAACAAACGTGAAAGAGGCAAAAGAATCTGGACGCTAACCAGCGCTGCTGTCTCTAGGGCAGAACCCCCTGAATTCTTGGCTCTTGCAGCAGTGATGTGAAAGTTTCTGGCTGAGGTAGATGGGAAACCTGTGGCGGCTGACAGAGGAGGGCAGGGGCTAAAGACGGTTCTTCACAAGCCGGTGGGCGAGCAGGGCGGCTTTGAAGAGGATCCCAGCTAAACCCGCCCGGGAGAAGCCGGTTACCTCCCTCCACGGTCACAGGCCGGGCCGCCCGCGGGTCGGCGGATCAGGGCTGAGGGGGGACACCGAGAGCTCTACGGGACGCGACCGTCAGCGCCCGGAGCCGGCTTCAAGCGAGGCTCTCTCCGCTCGGCCCCCCAGGGCCGTGCGCCTCGGCGGGGCGCCCTGAGGGGCTGCACCCGGGCCGCGGGGCGGGTTCCTGTCACCGCCAGCAGAGGTCTGCCTGCGGGAGTCGGGGCAGCAGCGCAGGACGGAACTCCCCGCCTGAAGCGGCTCCGCTTCCCCCACCCCGGGCCGGACCCGCCCCGCCGAGCCGAGCCCGCAGCCGCCCCCACCCCTCCGCGGCCCACGCCAGGACCTGCGTCACGCAGCCGCGCGTGGGAGGACGCCGGAGCGCGGCGCATGGAGCAAGAGCGGAATCTCCCCATGTGACCGCgcgggagggggcggcgggggcgggAGGCGGCTCCCTCCGTCCCGCCCTCCCCGCGCGCGCGCCCGCCGGCCGAGCCCCGgccagggaagaggtggaggggcCCGGCTCGCCCACCCGCCCCACCCATGGGAGAGGAGGAGTCTGGGCCGGCAGCGCGCAGGCAGGGGGGGTCCTTGGCAGTAACTTCGGGGCTGAGTCTGCAGCGGCGGGGCAGGACGGAAGAAACCCCCAGGCCGCCGGCGGCGGCAGTAGCAGCATCCTCCTCCCGCGAAGTATGTATGTCCCCTCCTGCGCGGCGAGTGTGCATGGAGACGGCTAGTGCCCCGCCAGCGTGCGCGCTGCCCGCTGCAAAACTCGGGATCCGCTGCAAAGTCTGGCCGGGGGGGCGCGTGCCGACAGCCTGTTGCAGGGCGTGCGTGTTAACCCACTGCGTTACCCTGTTGCGGGTCGTGTATCGCCGCGATGTGTACCTGCGTTTTTTGTAAAGCGTGTGTAGCGTGCAGCGCGGGAGTGTGGCTCCTCTCGCAAAGTGCGCTTTATCTTCTGGAAAGTGTGTGAAAATAGACGCTTGCGTGTATGTGTTTATAAATATCTGCTACAGCAAAGGGTCTGTGTGAGCTGTTGCAAGGGAAGTGAAAAGTTATTGTTCAGCCTTGCTTAGGTGCTCGGATGCTGCTGCGGATGAGGGGCTGTGTACTGTAGTTGTCGATACATTAAGGGCGAGaaggatggggtgggagggggaagagaaggataaAGTggactgtaaaaaagaaaaaatgttgctTCTCTGCCCTGTGGGGTGTTTTCGTTGCTGCTGCTGAGGAGTTTATTCCTGCTGCTGCAGATTGCCGGAAGGAGAGGGCGgattcatgtgtgtgtgtgtgggtgattCCCAGAGAAATCCAGTGCAAAAGGGATAAGGGAGTAGGCGGAAAGTACAGAAACATCCTTGCATTGTCTCTTCCTTCggagttgggggagggagtgCAACCCCAACTGTACCAGTTACGGCATTGGGTGTGAGGTTGTGGGCTCGGTGCCCCAGAGCTCCGGGTAGTAGAAGGATTTTGCAATTGCACAAATTGTTAATGATTTTACTTCATAAAAAGTGTTGTAAATGTTAATTTATTGCTTCGTTAGTTTTGTCTCGTTTGGGTTTGTTGTATCTCATTGCTAAAAGAAACACTAAAAATCTCTCTAGGCATTGTGTCTTCAAAATAATCTGATCTGTAGAAACACAGATTAGGAAAAAATAAGTGCAATTCTTTTGTGCTTGGGTATCTGTTTTACTTCATATCCAGTACATACACCCACATGTGCAGTAATAGTGCATGCTTGTGTACCCACATCATTAATAGAAAATCAAAACCACCTTAATAAATGGATTTACAAAGGCCATGTGCCTTTGTAGGGGGTCTCCCAAAACCTAGGTGAAACTGTTAGTTTTCTGATTCTAGGTGTCTTGTTTCTCCCAAATTCAGGGATtgtaaagagatttttttaaatacaaatttaaatgtaaaattgaaaaatatttttctggtatctggttttgtttttcctttcaagCCAATTCTGTTATGATCCAAGTTGCACCTGAGTTGTGTGAAAGAGTGGACATCTGATCTGTGAATTTGGTTGTAACTAATATCTTGGCAGCCATAAACAAAACTTGATAGATTACCTTGGCATAGCAAGGTTAACTAAAAATGGAGCATCTGTAGTGAATATTTTGTAGTTGGTAAATAAATATTTAGGTTCAGTGGTGTCATTTTTTCCAGTACCCAGTTGTCTTACAGTTTCAAAATATTTATCATGTAGATACACATCTTGTTGTATATGACTATGAAATTTATATTTCGTAGACTACACTTGAGAATCaccttagaatttttttttattttggtacaATAATCTTGTCTACCTCTTATCACTTTTTaagtttggtttcagaggaacagccgtgttagtctgtatttgcaaaaagaaaaggagtacttgtggcaccttagagactaaccaatttatttgagcatgagctttcatgagctcacgaaagctcatgctcaaataaattggttagtctctaaggtgccacaagtactccttttctttttttaagtttggTTACTGCAACTTGTTTCCATAGTTAAGTCTTTTAGAAAGACTACAAAAATATAACGAATATGCATAGCAGCTAACTCTCAGATCTGAATGTAGTTAGTCTTTAGAGACTTTTCAAAACACCAACAGTGATCAGAATATATTATGGAATAATCACTTTTTTATATGCAGGACTTACTTATGGGTACTGTTGTAATAACTTGAGCCTGGAGCCCAGCTACCACAGTAAGAAGGATTGTGACGTAGGAACCTGACACGAATACATCCTGTGACATGCTCTGCACAGCAGACCCCTGTGCCCATGTGAAGctttattgatgtcagtggagctccATGTAGGAAGAGGTGACCACCTGTGCAGAGCAGCTTGCGGAATCAGAGCACTGGTACCTTATTTTTGTCTCCTTTTAGAGAGACTTAAGCAGTTTAGATTATATTTGAAATCTAAAAGATGCAGTGAAGATTCATTGTAATCATTAACTCTTATTGAACCTCCCAACATATGCACACAGTGGTTCATTGAAGATTGGCACTGACATCCAACTCGTAGCACCTAATTTTCAATGCGTGTGAGCTGAGAATGTGGCATAGCAGTGGTGGGGAAATCAGTAAATTAGCACATTCTGCTCAAACACTTGAAAAGATTTTCCAAATTTGGAACTGCTAACCTTACTAGTTTCCTTCTAAATGCACTCTTAAGTTTAAGCCTTTTGTTCCATTTCAGGACAGAATGAATTTGATGTCACAGTTCAAAATTCTTCAAAAATACAAGCtggtaacaaaaacaaaattgcttGTCTTACGTTGCAGTGATGCAGAAGTACTGTAGTGCTAACATGCTTTGGCTATAATAAATTTAACCTTaaaggtggtttaaaaaaaaaagctagatgtttgtttttttttcttatgccaACTCCTACTTTAATTAGTGACAGCTTAATTGAAATACTATCCCTCCTAAACAAAAACTTCTACTAAAAACACTGTTAAAATTGCTCAGCTGCAACAACACAACCATAAAAAAGCTGGGAAATCACTTGCAGCCCACAACCCTGAGTTCTTCTCTGCATTACCTCCCCACATCCATCGCGTACAGCTAGTATGCCTCCTCCCTGTACGTCCACACAAAACGTGCATCCTTTACTCCTACCAGCTGGAATTGCTAGAAATGGTTGCTTTCTGATTGTTCAGGATGTTGGTGTGGCATTGAAGTAAATGATTATGTGTAGCGTAGATGTCTGATACATTTGTGTGTTAATGGAGGGAATTGCTTGTAATAAAGCTTTAGCATTCTGGGAAGTTATTGTTGAAAGTCTGTAAtaatgctgtgttttgttttttcagtattTAATATTTGTGGTCAGAGTTAAGATGACGTGGTGTTCAGAGGGAGAACACACatggtgggtggggaatgggagtGAGGAGATGTCAGAAAAAGAATGCAAGGCTGTGGGTTGCAAAGGATGGGTGAAGATTTAACTAGTGGCTGTATTGTTGATATATGCAaccttaaatgtattttaaagtgtTCTTGTTTTGGGGAATTTCCTAGGTTGGGTgttttgtatgtttaaaaaagtCTGCATCAGTGTTATTTGTACCTATTCACATGAATGTTAATTTGGATTCTTCTCAttgtgtccccaccctgctctctgtTCTGGCTTTCTACACATTTCTTCACCATATGCCCTCTGTAGAGTCCCATGGTCCTCCATGCCCAGTCTGGGTTGCTCTTTAATTATGCACACGTACCTGCTCCCCTTatgctcttccctgcctcttccccgaaAGTGAGTCGACAGAAAGAATGTGGCTTGAAGCTGGCACGGAAGGGTTAGCAAGGATGCTGGAGGAGGATACCATGCTCCCCACAGACTCTCTATGGAGAGATCTTCACGTTCCCCAGCTGTAATGCTAGTGTGCGGGGAGTTCACGTCTCATTCTCATAGCATAACAGAGGGCAGAGACTTGCAGTTGGAAGTGTCTGACAGACAGAGctattggctgcctcctgcagtgTCAGCTTTTTCTGGACACATTCCTGTGTGTTGCCAGAGGAGAGTATGAATCTACCAGACCCAAGCCAGCCATCACACTGGGACTAGAGATTGGGAGGCTGAGATCTCCCAAGAAGGGTATGAGGGAGGGCACATATATAGGCCCCATGCCTCCTTTGGTAAAATTGCCAACTCTTTCCCCTCAGGGGAGCATAAATTAGGGTCCTGGATAGGTGTGCATAGAGGTCTCACTATTGCATTTCTTTATATAGTTGCTTCTCTGGTCTCCTCAGCACTGCTGCTTGCTGTACCAGGAAACTGTGGCAGCAGTGCTGAAGTACTGGCGATATATGTCTCGTCTTGACATGCTGCCTCAAGTTCCCTGGCATGGCAAGCAGCACTGCCATGAGGAGCCCTGGATGGATGCACTGACGCCTTGACAGTGCTGCCTGACTCCTTCAGCATACCAGGCAACAATGCATCTGGGAGTCCAAGCTGTGAGCTTAGATCTAAGATGGGCTCCCGATAGAGACTCCAGTTCCCTGCACAGCATTCCTCACAGTCCTCCTTCCTGTAAGCTTCCTTCCTGCTCAAGCACCATCTCTTTCCCCCATGCTCCTCCTGACCAGCCTGCCTACTCCTGGGCTTTAGTGTGTGTGGGCTGAATGGAGCTGGTAAGTCAGGGAGGCAGGCAGCATCAGAAAACGGCAGTATTTAACCGCATAAGGTTATACTTGAGCAAGGGGAATGACagtttctgtttaattttaaaagtccACAGGTGGCCCATGTCTGAGATGATATTAGTGTGTGTGAGTTGAACTAGAAGAACCCAGTTAAATGTGAGGGGGCAAAGAGGGCAATGTCTCAAAAAGGAGCATTTGTAAATGTCTCCTCTGCAAATGTTAGTAATTACCTTACGTAAAAAATAATATAGAAAATTCACTCCTCCTCTGAAGAGTTGCAATGCTAAATCTGAAGActaaattcagtttttaaaatgcaagaCAGAGGGATTTTAGTCTTGTTCTAAATGCAAATCCAGCACAGACAGTACTGTGGACTCATTACTGATGCCTTCATAGTATATATGGATCCAGTTTTATCTGTCATGAGGAGATGTGTTGGTTAGAACCTCTGGGTAAGGGCTGCTGGGCTGTGGCCATTCTTCCAGCCTATATACTGGAAACGCAGCTCCATACCTTGCCTAGGACTTACGGGCTGGATGTAATTCCACTGCTGCTTTCCCAAAATTTGAATGAAGTCCATTTAGTGTATTGTCATTCTGTTAATGAGAGTTCATAAATTGTTGAATTATGTAGCTTTTAATGAAATATGTCAAATGCATAACTTTTCTTGTGAGGATGATGATGATCTGTATTGATATCTGCAGTAAGTTAAACTATTTTGCagcaatatttaatttttataaatCTATACAATTTCATTATTGCATTTCATAGGTTATACTTTGTTAGGTTCTGGTCTAACCAGTTGTGACACTTAAGGTGGCTTCTCAAAACAGTTAATGCTGTCAATTGTGATTCAGACACACCAGTGGACAAAATTTAATACTACTTGTGCAAGTCCTTTTCTTACCTGAATGTTCACATACATCCTGTCACTACCATATCTAGTTTGTGAAGTTTATATAGCTCTCTTAATTTTCAGTTTCATCGGTAGTATTTAATCAAATCAAAGCTTTTTTAATAGGCATCTAAAAACTAAACCTTTGTTACCAAAAGTTCAGCTCTAACATTATTAGTTCCTGCAATTTTCTTGGGATGTTTAAGGTCTGTTAATGATGGCAAAAGGTcatataaatgtaaaaataatttctGCTTAATTTTTTACTAGCAATGtgcctgcacacacacagttatCCATTCTGGTATTAAAGTGTTTTTGAAAGTTATAGCACTGACCAGTAATTTGTAGAATGCATCACATTTTGTCAAACTTTCCCTGTAGGCTTCTAATCTGTCCATTTTACAGTGTTGAGTGAGAGGCGATCAGGAAGAATATTAGCTGTCCTGTTTCATGTTGTAGTCCCAGTACTTCTGTAGCAGACTATAAATTATGTAATCCAACCTTTCATGACCAATGATTTAGCGTAAAACAATAATACTGGAAGCTACCCCACTGAATCTGTAAAACTAACCTTTGAGTtgatatttataatttttaaaaaaatagaaatttgcTTGTTATCAGCAGTAACATTCACAGGATTTATGGGTAACAAGGGGCTTTGATGCCCTTTTCCCTTTATTGAAATGAATACAAATACTCGTCTGCAGATATGAAAGTAGACCACTTCTTCCATGGAGCGTGGACTGCAGCACTGTGCTCTAGGTGGGGCTGCATATTGGGACTATTCAGAATGCAGTAGCCCTCTTACTGAGTGGGGCTTCATGTCAAGGGCATGAACATCAATCAGTATAATATGCATGGGCTGCCTATTAGATACCAGGCAGAGTTCAAGATGCAGATTTAAGCTGTAAAACCTCTGAATTCTTCAGTACTTTGCGAACCGAGAGAGAGtatcagtcagtctctctctctccgtccCTTTGTGTGATATTGCCAAAATTGAGATAAGAATCAGGTACTAGGTCCCCCTCTGTTTGAAAATGGGAGGGTCTTCACAAGAAGTCTGAGGAACTCTTGATACTTCAGCACCTTCCCATCACAGTCCACCAGAGCACAGATTTGTTAGGTTTTACAGGATGcctgaaaagttatttttccaGCTCTAATCCTGGCATTTGGGGACAAAATGAGTCCAGGGGTAAGAGAAGTCAGAGATGGGGGGGCTGTTTCCTTTATTGTGTCTGCAAGTATTATGTTACCATTGAGGTAGTCTGTTATATTTTGAATTGAAATAGTCGCAAAGAGCTCCACTAAGCAGCAGCAAAAGAAATATGGTGGTGTATTCTTAGGAACAAATCTGAAGGGGGAAACTGAAAATAAGCTAAGTCTATCCTTGAGTTACCTTTTTTCCTTCACAGCTTCATTGAAATTTCAGCGTGGGATCCATTGAGCTTTATTCAGAAATGTTTCAACCATGGACTTTCGTCCCTAATCTTTATGCCTTATCCAATAGCATGCCTATTGGTCAAAGGGGAAAATGCAACACCTTTCTTTGTAGCTGTAAAAGATCTTATAACGAGGAAAAATATCCTCCCCTCTGAGTTAATAGTCCGAAGTCTGTGCAgtgttatagctgtgttggtcctaggatattagagacacgAGGTGGGTGAGATATTATCTtgttgcaccaacttctgttggtgagagaggcaagctttcgagcttacacagagctcttctttgcccagacctgaagaagaactctatgtaagcttgaaagcttctctctcaccaacagaagttggtccaataaaagctattacctcacccaccttgtctgtctaacaTCCTAGGTTTAGGAATATGAGTAAGATTTTATAGTTTAAAGACTATTTTGTAATTAACATTCTTACTCTTTGCAGGTTCTATCATCTGTGATGGCGTCCGCTTTACCCAGAACCCTTGGAGAGTTGCAACTCTATCGAATATTACAAAAAGCAAATCTCTTATTCTACTTTGATGCCTTCATTCAGCAGGGAGGTGATGATGTGCAGCAGCTATGTGAAGCAGGTGAAGAGGAATTCTTGGAGATAATGGCTCTTGTAGGCATGGCTAGCAAGCCTCTTCATGTCCGAAGACTGCAAAAGGCTTTGAGGGACTGGGTCACAAACCCTGGTCTTTTTAATCAGCCTCTCACTTCCTTACCAGTCAGTAGCATTCCAATCTATAAATTACCAGAAGGGTCCCCTGCTTGGCTGGGAATATCCTGCCCTAGTTATGAAAGGAATAGTAATACCAGGGAGCCTCACTTGAAGATTCCAAAATGTGCTGCCACCACGTGCGTGCAAAGCGTGGGTGCAGGCAAATCTGATGCGGTAGGAAACTTACCGCTGCAGAGCAGCAGTGAACCAAGACTCTGGCAAGGTCACCACACTACAGAGAGCGAACACAGCCTTTCCCCTGCTGACCTTGGCTCTCCAGCTTCACCAAAGGAAAACACTGAGACCCTAGATGCTGCGGCTGCTCTGTCAGTTGCCGAATGCGTGGAACGCATGGTTCCCTCCCTGCCCAAAAGTGACTTCAATGAAGTAAAGGAGTTACTGAAAACGAACAAGAAGCTGGCAAAGATGATTGGTCACATCTTTGAGATGAGTGATGAGGACCCTCGCAAAGAGGAGGAGATTAGGAAATACAGTGCAATATATGGCAGATTTGACTCAAAAAGAAAGGATGGCAAACATCTCACGCTCCACGAGGTAAAAATAACTCAGTCTGGAATGAGCTTTCCCTGTTACCATCCCCCTTTTTAGATGGTAGGATGCAGTTTTCTTATGGACATTGTTTCACTTCCTATTATATAATGAGaagagtgtgtgtctgtgcaagTCAGCACTGCCACGGAGTTACGGGATGAAATAGGAAACCTTTCCTGTGTTTGTATGTGTTTGCACTAGTGATTTAAAATGCACATCTTTTGAGTTCTAAGTCTCTCTGAAATAGATGACCTGAACAAATAGAAATGAACAGATCAACCCTTTAAACAGCAAATTGTTATTATACAAAGGCTTCTAAACACTGGGCCTCTCTCCAGACTAGTCCTGCCTTTCTGTACCTCTTTCCACTTTTAGAGAGTAAACAAGTCTCCTCTGTATATATTTGAAACTGCTTGTTTCAGGTGACCTTGTTACCTGACTTGATTAATACAGCTCAactgccttccccctgctctaGGCCTCGCTGTGTAGCTGGTGTAAGGCAGAGGGAATTCTGAAGACAAGGGCCCACAAGACCTAGTTATTATCTGGATTGGGTTCGAGATTAGTTGTAAAACCTTTACATTTCCTTGGGCACAGTACAGGTAATCTAGGGTGATTACCTGGGCTGTAAAAAGTATGTGTTAATGTCATTTGCAGGGGTGGAGGATAGCCCCAGTGCAGAGTAGGCTCTGACCTGAGGGCTTGTCCTTGGATGCCTGAAGAATGGCAGAGTTGCTTACATACCTTGCTTTGAACATACATATACACGTACTCTTTCATTCTAGCCTTCTTTCTTGAAGCTAGTAACTGTATATGTTGTAATGCAGTAGGGTTGTCTTTGTTGGGAATTGGTGTTTTAGTGCTGAAGTAGGATACTACAGAAGAATAAACATAAACTACAGCAGTGCCAGATAAGTGTTGATATAATGAATGCTGCATCACCACTTGTC encodes:
- the NAB1 gene encoding NGFI-A-binding protein 1 isoform X2, whose product is MASALPRTLGELQLYRILQKANLLFYFDAFIQQGGDDVQQLCEAGEEEFLEIMALVGMASKPLHVRRLQKALRDWVTNPGLFNQPLTSLPVSSIPIYKLPEGSPAWLGISCPSYERNSNTREPHLKIPKCAATTCVQSVGAGKSDAVGNLPLQSSSEPRLWQGHHTTESEHSLSPADLGSPASPKENTETLDAAAALSVAECVERMVPSLPKSDFNEVKELLKTNKKLAKMIGHIFEMSDEDPRKEEEIRKYSAIYGRFDSKRKDGKHLTLHELTVNEAAAQLCVKDNALLTRRDELFALARQISREVTYKYTYRTTKSKCGDRDELSPKRIKLEDGFPDFQDTVQTLYQHEKVPLALAKGKSEDLAALNSQSEKVMAKQMEFLCNQAGLERLQHSERRLSTGYYRQSSEEHSPNGVTLDNVDGQGERPLNLRMSNLQNRQLQHISLDGEQHVGKPLCSDLIRLYSSGEAKSLSSEGLGILKDFPHSAFNNIERKVIKTEPEDTR
- the NAB1 gene encoding NGFI-A-binding protein 1 isoform X1, which encodes MGEEESGPAARRQGGSLAVTSGLSLQRRGRTEETPRPPAAAVAASSSREVLSSVMASALPRTLGELQLYRILQKANLLFYFDAFIQQGGDDVQQLCEAGEEEFLEIMALVGMASKPLHVRRLQKALRDWVTNPGLFNQPLTSLPVSSIPIYKLPEGSPAWLGISCPSYERNSNTREPHLKIPKCAATTCVQSVGAGKSDAVGNLPLQSSSEPRLWQGHHTTESEHSLSPADLGSPASPKENTETLDAAAALSVAECVERMVPSLPKSDFNEVKELLKTNKKLAKMIGHIFEMSDEDPRKEEEIRKYSAIYGRFDSKRKDGKHLTLHELTVNEAAAQLCVKDNALLTRRDELFALARQISREVTYKYTYRTTKSKCGDRDELSPKRIKLEDGFPDFQDTVQTLYQHEKVPLALAKGKSEDLAALNSQSEKVMAKQMEFLCNQAGLERLQHSERRLSTGYYRQSSEEHSPNGVTLDNVDGQGERPLNLRMSNLQNRQLQHISLDGEQHVGKPLCSDLIRLYSSGEAKSLSSEGLGILKDFPHSAFNNIERKVIKTEPEDTR